One Dromiciops gliroides isolate mDroGli1 chromosome 3, mDroGli1.pri, whole genome shotgun sequence DNA segment encodes these proteins:
- the LOC122749559 gene encoding olfactory receptor 2G6-like produces MEAFHATLEQAFILLGFSDKPHLELILFVVILVFYILNLVGNMTIILVSCVDPKLHTPMYFFLTNLSFVDLSLTTTVAPQLLFTMRSKEKTMSYIGCVAQLYVAMGLGSTECILLVVMAYDRYAAVCRPLHYAVIMHPQLCLSLAATAWLSGLITSLIQCSLTIQLPMCGHNQLDHIFCEVPVLIKLACVDTTFNEDELFVASVVFLVVPVSLILISYGYITQAILRIKSASGRRKAFGTCSSHLVVVIIFYGTITFMYLQPAKSKSKDQGKFVSLFYTVVTPLLNPLIYTLRNKDVKGALRKLVPGKGY; encoded by the exons ATGGAAGCTTTTCATGCAACATTGGAGCAGGC CTTCATTCTCTTGGGCTTCTCTGACAAACCACATTTAGAGTTAATACTATTTGTGGTCATCTTAGTCTTCTACATCTTGAACCTAGTGGGAAACATGACCATCATCCTGGTTTCTTGCGTGGACCCCAAACTGCACACCCCGATGTACTTCTTCCTCACCAATTTGTCTTTTGTAGACCTCTCCTTGACTACCACTGTGGCCCCACAGTTACTGTTCACaatgagaagcaaagaaaaaaccaTGAGCTACATTGGCTGTGTAGCACAACTGTATGTGGCTATGGGGTTGGGATCTACAGAGTGTATTCTCTTAGTTGTCATGGCTTATGACCGCTATGCAGCAGTCTGCCGCCCCCTCCACTATGCAGTCATCATGCATCCTCAACTCTGCCTGTCACTGGCTGCCACAGCATGGCTCAGTGGCCTTATCACCTCTCTGATCCAATGCTCTCTCACCATACAGCTCCCCATGTGTGGTCATAACCAGCTGGACCACATCTTCTGTGAGGTGCCAGTGTTGATCAAGCTGGCTTGTGTAGACACAACTTTCAATGAAGATGAGCTTTTCGTGGCCAGTGTGGTCTTTCTTGTGGTGCCTGTCTCGCTCATTCTGATATCCTATGGTTACATCACCCAGGCAATATTGAGGATCAAATCTGCCTCAGGACGTCGTAAAGCATTTGGGACTTGTTCTTCTCACTTGGTAGTTGTAATAATTTTCTATGGGACCATCACCTTCATGTATCTCCAGCCAGCCAAAAGTAAGTCCAAAGACCAGGGAAAGTTTGTATCCCTCTTCTACACTGTGGTCACACCTCTGTTAAATCCCCTCATATATACTCTGAGGAACAAGGATGTGAAAGGGGCACTGAGAAAGCTGGTACCTGGAAAAGGCTattag
- the LOC122749387 gene encoding olfactory receptor 2G6-like, whose translation MKQNNNSQEGFILLGFSDKPQLETVLFVVILIFYILNLVGNTIIILVSYLDPKLHTPMYFFLTNLSFLDLCFTTSVAPQLLVSMRSKDKSMSYGGCIAQLYVAMGLGSTECILLTVMAYDRYAAVCRPLHYAVIMHPRLCLSLAATAWLSGLVTSLIQCSLTIQLPLCGHNQLDHIFCEVPVLIKLACVDTTFNEAQLFVASVVFLVVPVSLILVSYGYITQAILKIKSASGRCKAFGTCSSHLVVVVIFYGTIIFMYLQPAKSRSKDQGKFVSLFYTIVTPLLNPLIYTLRNKDVKGALRKLILGKAIGK comes from the coding sequence ATGAAGCAAAACAACAATTCCCAAGAGGGCTTCATTCTCTTGGGCTTCTCTGACAAGCCCCAATTGGaaactgttctttttgtggttatCTTGATCTTCTACATCTTGAATCTGGTGGGAAACACAATCATAATATTAGTGTCCTACCTGGACCCCAAACTCCACACCCCAATGTACTTTTTCCTTACCAACCTGTCCTTCCTAGACCTTTGTTTTACCACCAGTGTAGCCCCACAATTACTGGTCAGCATGAGAAGCAAAGACAAGAGTATGAGTTACGGTGGGTGTATAGCTCAACTCTATGTGGCTATGGGGTTGGGATCCACCGAATGCATTCTCTTGACTGTCATGGCCTATGACCGCTATGCAGCAGTCTGCCGCCCCCTCCACTATGCAGTCATCATGCATCCTCGACTCTGTCTATCATTGGCTGCCACAGCATGGCTCAGTGGCCTTGTCACCTCTCTGATCCAATGCTCTCTCACTATACAGCTCCCCCTGTGTGGTCACAACCAGCTTGACCACATCTTCTGTGAGGTTCCAGTGTTGATCAAGCTGGCTTGTGTAGACACCACCTTCAATGAGGCCCAACTCTTTGTAGCCAGTGTGGTCTTCCTCGTGGTGCCTGTTTCTCTCATTCTGGTCTCCTATGGCTACATCACTCAGGCCATATTGAAGATCAAATCTGCATCAGGACGTTGTAAAGCATTTGGGACTTGTTCTTCTCACCTGGTGGTTGTAGTCATCTTCTATGGGACCATCATCTTCATGTATCTCCAGCCAGCCAAAAGTCGGTCCAAAGACCAGGGAAAGTTTGTCTCTCTCTTCTACACTATAGTCACACCTCTCTTAAATCCACTAATCTATACGTTAAGGAACAAGGATGTGAAAGGGGCACTGAGAAAGCTGATATTGGGGAAAGctattggaaaataa